The genomic interval ACTGGACAGAGATACaggaaaatcgagagggaagggagaggtcaagagggagacgcctgcagccctgctccgccaTGTGAGgcttcctctgcaagtggggagtggggctgcCCGTTTGGTTTTCTGTTGCCAACACAGTGGTGTAGAGAGTGCTCTCTGTGGTCACTGCTGGCTTCAGGTCCACGTTTCAGCTTTGCAGGTGCCTGATGCTGTGCGACCGGGCGAGACGGAGGGAGGGTGGCGGTGCGGCTGTGGGCAGGGAGGCCTCGGCACCCAGCCCCGACGGCTGCCTGGTGGTCATGCGGCGGGCGCCCCGGCTGTGGTGGTGGTCTTTGGACGTGGGGAGTTGGCGTTCTGCACGGGAGGGAGGGCCGAGGGACCCGCGGGTGTGGGCAGTCGGCCAGAGCTTCTCTTCACTCTGCTCTCTCCCCCAGCTGCCCGCTCCCACGCTTCCTGCTGGTCTGGACGACCCCTCCCTGTACCCGCCTGCGACACGTCATCCGGAGCCGTGGCCCCCAGAGAGGTCAGTGTGGGCATGGCCGCCTGAGCGGTGGGGAGCGGACCAGGCCTCCAGCCCACCTCCCTGTCCCTGCAGCCCCACGTCAGTGTCAGATTCGTCATCTGTCCGAAAGCCGGCCCTCGGGCCTGAGCAGGGACTTCCGTGGGGGCTCGAAGGTGCTGGTCCTCGGCTCCACCTCGCACACCACTCCCCAAGGAGCCAGCGGGCGCGTGATGCCAGGGCCCGAGCGGGGACCTCACGCCCGGGAGTCCAGAACTGTCCACGGGGCCGCCGCCGAGCCTCCAGGGAAGCCCCTGTGCGGTGAGACATTTGCTGTCTCCTGATGGGCTGTGCAGGGCCGAGAGAACTGGCAGCACGCAGCCGGTCACAGAAAGTACTGTAGACACTCACGACGGTCACTGGGGCCGGGCGGCGGCATGCCCGGCAGAGCGCGCACACATGTTTACAGCGcactggacccaggttcaagcccgtttcTCACCTgccggggaaagcttcatggaacgggctgcaggtttctctccgtgtctctcctgTTCTGTCTTGccctgccctctcaacttctgtctttatcaataagtaaataaaatattaacataaaACAGCCACTGGGGATTggaaggtagcgcagcgggttaagcgcaggtggcgcaaagcgcaaggacgggcataaggatcccggtttgagccccggctccccacctgcaggggagtcgcttcacaggcggtgaagcaggtctgcaggttgtctgtcttcccctcctctctccatttctctctgtcctagccagccaacaacaacaggaataactacagcaagggcaacaaaaccggggaaaatggcctcaaggaacagtggattcccggtgccgacactgagccccagcaatgaccctgggggcaaaaacaaaGCCACTAAGAGGAGGGGTGGGCTGTGCAGAGGGACCCTGCTGCCTACCCGCCCGGGTGGAGCACAGTGGTTGTGTGGAGGCTCCGTGCCAGAGAGGCTGCCTGCCTTGGGAGGGCAGGTTTTATGCTAGTTGTTCTGTCCTTTCTAGACAagggcctttttatttttttttattttaatttttcttaaattcttttttttttttaagcatttattcccttttgttgcccttattgtacttaggacagagagaaatggagagagtaggggaagataaagaggggagagaaagacagacacctgcagacctgcttcaccacctgtgaagcgactcccctgcaggtggggagctgagggctcaaacagggatcctcacgtcggtccttgtgctttgcgccacatgcgcttaacccgctgcgctacagcccgactctcttcTTAAATTCTCTCttgtctttattagatagagacagccagaagtcgaaaggggcgggggagataaagagggagagggggggtgctggggggctggatggtggcacacctggttgagtgcactagttagaacacacaaggacctgggtttgaacccccaggccccatctgcaggcagaaaactttgagagtggtgaagcagtgctgcaggtgtctccctctccctccccgctTCCCTCTCCttgtgatttctggctatctctatccagtaaataaagataatttttttaattatatttatttattcccttttgttgccattgttgtagttattactgctgttattgatgttgttggataggacagagagaaatggagaggaggagaagacagggggtgagaaagatagacacctgcagacctgcttcaccacttgtgaagtgactcccctgcaggtggggagccgggggctcgaaccgggatccttatgccggtccttgagctttgcgccacctgcacttgacccgctgcgctactgcccgactccctaaagataattttaaaggggagttagagacagacacctgcagccctcttcaccacttgtgaagctttccccctacaggtggggactgggggctcaaaactgggaccttgcatattttttttttttaaaccagagccggGGCTtctatctgggactttggagcctcaggcatgaatgtctgtttgcataaccattatgctatctgccctccctGTGTTTGGTaatatctgcactcaaccaggtgtgccactaccaggccccagggcctttttattttaatgaaagttttAAACTGAGAAGTTAAATGCTTGAGGGGCAGGAGCTGCTTCCGTGAGAGCAACATCCTCTCTGTTTCGCAGACACTCAGGAGCCCTCCGGGAGTAATGATGGCCGCCCCTCTTTTCTGAAGAGTCACGAAACACTCGGAAGCCGTCTCGGTCAGAGGAGTAAGTGCACTGCCCGTGTCccctgtgtgtggtgggggtgggatttCTCTAGCTGGCACCATGAAGCTCAGGCCCGGCCACTCATCCGCTCCCTTTGCTCAGCCCTGGGCATGGCCTGAGCATCAGCGCACCCTGCCACAGGCTCTGGTGGCAGCCGACCGCACGCGACTTGTCCCAGAAGGGGCTGGGCCACCCGCCCTGGCAGCGGCTCCGAGGTGGCACTCGTGGCCACGGCAGGAGGGTTGAGCGGGCCTGCCCCGACCTGCTGCTCACAGTGGCTCGGGACGGCCAGTGCTGAGATGCACTCCCATCGTGACCCCGGGCCACCCCCTTGCCGCTCCTGCCTGGCTGCCTCAGTGCACAGAGCTCCCTGGGGTTGTGGCCCTCTCGAGTTCACCCGGGTCTGCtcccgcggggggggggggggggggacaccttGTGCGGGCCCCTCTGGTGCCCTCTGTGCCCCCGATGGCCGGACTGGCTGAGGGGCCCACTTCAGAGGCCAGTGGTGAGTGTGGACAGGAACTCCGGCGGGGCGCATGGGGCAGCAGAGGGGCATGGGGTGAGCCAgggagcagcagggctgcagatgtctgtctctctcaccagaTCACTGTTCGGCTCTGACTTGCCGagagctggggattgagcctgggacttagaagcctcaggcagaagagtctctttgcatagccactatgctatctacctcctgcccctcctttctgtctccctcccactgTCTCTTTAgcaaaataaggaaaggagggagaatggGTGGAAGGACAAGAGgctctgggaggggaggggtgggctgTGGCAGCTGGGACCCCGCGTCCTTGTGTTGGAGCTAGCAACGGCCTGCGTGTGccggtgggggtgtgggggcttcCATGGTGCTACCACTCATTCCTGCTCCTggtttgggggagggggctgccgGACACAGGCCCCTGGGAGTTCAGGGCTCTACAGCCGTGGAGCCCAAGCCCCGTGCAGCCCCACAGCGCGAGGCCACGGCCAGGAGTCTGGATGGAAGTCTGCAAGCAGAGCGGGTGGCTGAGTACCAGCCTGCCCGGGCGTGTTCATCTGCTCAGAGCGCGTGCTCCGTGTGGGGTGCAGACGGCCGCCCtgctgactccctgcaggtgagccgAGGACATGGCGCAGGAGACCAACCACAGCCAGGCGCCCATGCTGTGCTCCATGGGCTGCGGCTTCTACGGGAACCCTCGCACCCACGGGCTGTGCTCCGTGTGCTACAAGGAGCACCTGCAGCAGCAGAACAGCAGCGGCCGGGGAGGCCCACCGGGTGAGTgccccctgtcctgccctgcccgcCGCCCCTCTGTGCCCAGCCCCGGGGAGGACCACCGGGTGAGTGTCCCCTGTCCCGCCCTGCCCGCCGCCCCTCTGTGTCCAGCCCTGGGGAGGCCCACCGGGTGAGTGCCCCCTGTCCCGCCCTGCCCACCGCCCTTCTGTGCCCAGCGCCAGCCTCCCACCTGGGGCTCGACTCCTAGGCTTGCTGGGGGCTCAGGACCTCCGCCCTTTCCCAGGTAAATTTGAGCCCAGGGCACTTGCAGCAGGGATGAAGTGTAGACACGGCCTCAGTGGCTCCAGAGTCCTGCCTGGGGGCCGTgcacagctggggagacagcatggtgtCCATGAGACGCACCCCCTGGGGTCAGAGCCTGTACCCTGGACAGCACTGAGCAAACTCAGGAGGCTGTGTGGGGCCCCTTCCTCCCATTCTTAAGCTTCTTGGACTGAGAGACGCCGCGGTTCTGTGGGAACAGGGTGAGCTGGGATGGACCTGCCGGCCTGCAGCCCAGTGGCCTCCCCCGGGTGCTGGGCCTTCCAGGGGGCAGCTTGGCGTCAGTGTCCTTGGCTCCTGGCAccttcccccccctctttttttttttttggcttccaggattattgctgggcttggggcctgcaccacaaatccactgcttctggaggctatttttcccccttttgttgcccttgttttattgtaattattattattgttattgctgttgttgttggatagaacagagagaaatggagagaggaggggaagacagagggggagagaaagacagacacctgcagacctgcttcaccacctgtgaagcgactcccctgcaggtggggggctgggggctcgaaccgggatctttataccggtccttgtgctttgcaccacctgcgcttaacccgctgcgctaccgcccgacccccccccctttgttgtttttgatagagggtgagggagagaggccatggagacacagagaaggggttacctgcagccctgctgcaccctgTGGTGCTTCCCCTGAGGCGGGgaccgggcttgaacccagtcctccaACGGCTGCACTGCCTGCCCACCCCAGAGCCGGTCCTCGGGGCGGGGGGACTGGCCGTCACTAGCACAGCGTCCCGTTGCAGCCCCCGTCGGCAATCTGTCTGATGCCCTGCCTGTGCCCTGCTCGGACAGCGGCATGGCTGCCGCTCAGCCGGACCCCACGTCTCCATCCGCGCAGCCGAGGTGAGTGCCCGGGCTTGCAGGGGTCCACCCCATCCTGCCTCACCGAGGCTCCTGTCCAAGCTCGGCTGTGCTCACGGGCAGCCCGGCCAGGCCTGGCACCCCAGCTCCACCTGGGGCTTGCTGAGCAGGGCTCCGTGGCTTTGGGGCGGGGcaagtctgtctgtccctctgttcGTCCACTGGACACTGAGCGGCTGTCTGTCGCCAGCCCAGACTCGCGGCTGCCGGGCCACCTTGTCACCTGGTGTCTGTGTCTGCAGCCCCGTGTCAGCCCCGTCGCTGCTGTCAGAGTCCTCGGTGTCTTCGCCTGGAGAGAGCACCTCTGTGGACAAGGCcgcccctgagccccagcacctggcAGGTGAGTGCAGCCCTGAGTCtccctgtctgtgtgtctgtgtgtcctgtgCTCAGCCCTGAGTCTCCCTGTTTGTGTGTCCTGTGCTCAGCCCTGAGTCTCCctgctgtctgtcagtgtgtctgtgtgttgttgttggatagaacagagcttAGCCGTGAGTCTCcctgctgtctgtctgtgtgtcctgTGCTCAGCCCTGAGTCTCCctgctgtctgtcagtgtgtctgtgtgtctgtatgtcttgTGCTCAGCCCTGAGTCTCCctgctgtctgtcagtgtgtctgtgtgtctgtgtgtcttgtGCTCAGCCCtgagtctccctctctgtctgtgtgtcctgTGGTCAGCCCTGAGTCTCTCTGCCTGTGTTTCCTGTGGTCAGCCCAGAGTCTGGGTGCTTGGCACGTGCAGGTATCCATGTGGCCATCCCCCTGGTCCCTGCACACAGAGGAAGGGCAGGAAGGCTGGTGCCTTCTTGAAACTGCCTGCTTGTGCCCGGCTCCTGCTGACCCCAGCTAGTCTCTTGGGCACTGCTTCCTGGCAGTGTGACCGGCCGTCCTCTGCTGGTCATCGAGGCCCCCATGCGGCCCGGCCCCCAGCCCCTCGCCCTGTGGCACAGGCCGTCCTCCTGTCTTGCAGCGTCTGTGTCCGAGTTGGCACAGCAACCAGCGGAAGAGCAAAGCAGGTCTCTGGGAAAACCCAAACAGAAGAAGAACCGCTGCTTCATGTGCAGGAAGAAAGTGGGGCTCACAGGTAAGGTGGCACTGGGCCCTGGGGTGCGGGTGCCTAGCCCCTTCCCCTCCTGGACAGCCGGACCCCTGGATCCTGCGGCCACCTCTGAAGGCTTCAGCCGGGGTCAGTGAGCGAGCCGGTGTGGACTGGTCGCTGTGAGTCAGGTGCTCACGCCTTTGTGCACCTCCTGGgcacagggagggagaggcaggcagCACCTGGAAGCTTGGGGGAAGCGGGGCTCAGGAGATGCTGCAAGACTGTGAGCAGAGAGCAGCCCGGGGGCAGGCACAGCGCGCAGACTCCTCTGCCAAGAGTGTTGTCTGCTGCGGACACCCTGCTGCCAGGTGGTGGGGCCTCTGCAGAGGGGCAGAGCCTGGCCCACCCCTTCGCCCACCCCTTCGCCCCCCTCGTGCTCACACTCCCCCCAACAGGGCCGGTGCCCCTCCTGGCCTCCCTGTCACCGCTGAGGTCACGGCGCTTCTAGAGTCCTAGAGGCAGAGCTCCTGGCTGGCGCATCAGATACCCATCTTCATCGCCCCACCGGGCAGACTCGCCGAGCAGGCTCCCGGGCAGCCGTGGCCCTTCCCACCCTAGCGGGTGCTCCCAACTCAGCCCCCGTCCACCCGCAGACGTCCCGTGGCGTTTGCATCTCCATGTGGACCCCTGCTCTGTGCTGGGCTGAGGGCGCTGGCCCACATGCAGGTGGCCTTGCTCTAGGGCCGACTCGGGCAGTCAGGTCCAGCCCCACCTCTCACCCATGCCCCCCATGTCCCTCCAGGGTTTCAGTGCCGGTGTGGGAACGTCTACTGCGGCGTGCACCGCTACTCAGACGCGCACGACTGTTCTTACAACTACAAAGCCGACGCCGCggagaagatcagaaaagaaaacccagTAGTCGTGGGCGAGAAGATCCAGAAGATCTGAGCCCCGCCAGAGCGCAGACCCCTGACCACCTGCAGTCTGCACACGGACTCAGGCTTCTCCCTGGCCGTGGGCTTAGAGCTGTGGAGCCTGCATAGACCTCTAATCATGCATGTCACCAGAAGAAtagatttttgcttttgttttgaagATGACTCTGAACATTTATTTCCACTGCAGTTTCTGTGGCCGAGTGACTTGAGTGTCTCCCTCTTACGCTCCTTTCCCGATAGCTGAGCGGCCGAGGTGGAGGCTCTCCAGCAGCTGGCTCACCCGAGGGGCCCTGCCTTCTGCGGCCCTGCAGTGGCCCTgatgcccggcccggcccggctgcCCCATCTGGTCTGAGCGGCGGCTTGTCCTCCGGCCGCCTCCGCCTCTCACCGCCCGCTGCCCGCGAGCCACGCCCGCTCCCTCTATTTATGTCTGCCGGCCTGTTGTGGGCCATGTGTGCGGAGGGCTGGCCTGCGGTCACTGCTGTGTTCGTGTTCACTCACCGCCTTTGATTAAATAAAGGAAAACGGCAACCGCCCCTCTCTGCTTCTTCCTTTTGCTCCCCACACTTTCCTGCAGAGGACCCGGGCTTGCCCGGCCGCCCACCCGGGGGTGCTGGTGGGGTCCCTCCCGCCTCGCTGAGCACAGGATGTTCCATGACGGGAAAAGCCCTGTGCTCACCTGTGCAGCTGGACAGGGCGAGACAACCCAGCCGCCCCTGAGCTCCCACGGTGGTGAGCGGGGCAGgaccccgacccccccccccacagcaccTGTGAGGGGAGCCCCCTGcccgccacccaccccccaaGAGAGCAGTCCGCCTGAGTGGAGGGGCTGTGGCTCCACCCACGGGGGAGAGAGGCGCAGTGCCCAGGCTCTGATGGGTGTGTGCCGAGAGTGGGTGGCCAGACATGGACAGGAGGGTGGGCATGGGGGCACAGGACACAGCTGAGCACCCGGCGGCAGCCTGGCTGTAGGCTCAGAAGGTGAGTTCCCCACTCACCTGCACCCATACCCCGGGACCTAGCACAGGATGTGCTCGGGGAGGTGTGTGGCCAGGCCAGACAGCCCTGTGTCCACAGTGTCCACTGAGAGGACGGGACTCAGCCAGGGCACAGAGTGTCCACTGAGAGGACGGGACACAGCCAGGGCACAGAGTGTCCACTGAGAGGACGGAACACAGCCAGGGCACAGAGTGTCCACTGAGAGGACGGGACACAGCCAGGGCACAGAGTGTCCACTGAGAGGACGGGACTCAGCCAGGCCACAGAGTGTCCactgagaggatgggacacagccaGGGCACAGAGTATCCACTGAGACAACGGGACTCAGCCAGGGCACAGAGTGTCCactgagaggatgggacacagccaGGGCAGAGTGTCCACTGAGAGGACGGGACACAGCCAGGGCACAGAGTGTCCACTGAGAGGACGGGACACAGCCAGGGCACAGTGTCCACTGAGAGGACGGGACACAGCCAGGGCACAGAGTGTCCACTGAGGACAGGACACAGCCAGGGCACAGAGTGTCCACTGAGGACAGGACTCCCCCCTCTGGCTCTGCCTGGGCAGCCTTGGCCTGGGCTGCGGGGGTGGGGACGGGCAGGGGCGGGCCCTGGGGCAGGTAGAGCAAGGGGTCAGAGcctgggggagtgggaggggtggGTCTGGAGCTAGGGGGCGGGCTCCGGGGAGGGGGTAAGGGGTgtcctgggggcaggggagggcccTGGGGAAAAGGGTAGgtcctgggggtggaggggaggcgcGTCCTGGGGGTAGGGGCAGGCGTTGCGGGGAGGCGGCAGGGGGCAGGTcctgcgggggcggggcggggcggggcgggggcagcGCCGGCCCCTGGGCAGCGAGGGGCAGAGTCCGCCAGCAGCCCCGTCCATTCCCGACCATCCGCCTGTCCTGTGTCCGTCGGTCCCCGCGTGCGTCTCGCCAGCATGTCCTTCGTCCCGGTCCCCGCGGACAGCGACTTCCCGATCCAGAACCTGCCCTATGGCGTCTTCTCCACCGCTGCCGACGTGAGCCGGAGCTGCTGagcgctgggtgctgggggcgGGCCGGCTGCGGACCCCCACCCCACGGCTCTGGGCTGCACATCTGTGGTGCTGCAGGGCGTGCCCACTTGCCTGCCCCCCCAGCGTCCTCGGCCTGGTGGGGAAGGGGGACCTCAGCCGCCCTGGGCTGACCACGGGGCCAGCGGTCACCCCAGGTCTCAGGACGCCGTGACGGGCCCTGCTGCCCTCcgctggggcggggtggggtggggcagggggcggAGAGGCGGAGAGTCCACCCTGCCCGGCCTGGGGTCTGGAAGGTCCACTGTGACCCTTTATTTGCCCTGGGCAGCTGCCCACCTGGGGCTGGCCAGGGGCTCTGGGGTCGGAGTTCAGGGCCAGCCCGTCTGGCCGGAGGCCACCCACTGGCTGCCACTGCTTCCCCTTCTGGAACTTTCTGCGAGCATGGGTCCCCATGACCGttccctcacccccagcccagagAGACATCTCGCTTGCAGACACCCCTTTTCCAGAGTCATCCCCAAGAGACATCCCCCCGAGACCCCTATTCCAGAGACCCTATAGACCTCAGAGACAGCCCCCACAGACATCCCCTTAGAGACCCTCCAAGAGACCCCTGAGACATTCTCCTCAAAGACACCCCCAGAGAtcccccacaccctccccagcaGCCTGTGCCCCCAGGCTCTACAACCTGTGGACCGCAGGTGGCAGCGTGGCCCCTGCTGGGGGGCAGACCCTGTGCAAGTCTGACGTGGGCTGCCACACTCCCCCCCTGCATGCACTCCTGTGGGCTCCCACCTGCATCTTCCCCGTGCCCCCCGCCTGCATGCACTCCTGTGGGCTCCCACCTGCATCTTCCCCCAGGCCCCCGCCTGCATGCACTTCCTGTGGGCTCCCACCTGCATCTTCCCCGTGCCCCCCGCCTGCATGCACTTCCTGTGGGCTCCCACCTGCATCTTCCCCGTGCCCCCCGCCTGCATGCACTCCTGTGGGCTCCCACCTGCATCTTCCCCCAGGCCCCCGCCTGCATGCACTTCCTGTGGTCTCCCACCTGCATCTTCCCCGTGCCCCCCGCCTGCCTGCACTCCTGTGGTCTCCCACCTGCATCTTCCCCCAGGCCCCCGCCTGCATGCACTTCCTGTGGGCTCCCACCTGCATCTTCCCCGTGCCCCCCACCTGCCTGCACTCCTGTGGGctcccacctgcacctgcacctgcccccgcccccccacaccTGCATGCACTCCTGTGGGCTCCCACCTGCATCTTCCCCGTGCCCCCCACCTGCCTGCACTCCTGTGGGctcccacctgcacctgcacctgcccccgcccccccacctgcatgcaCTCCTGTGGGCTCCCACCTGCATCTTCCCCGtgccccccacctgcatgcaCTCCTGTGGGCTCCCACCTGCCCGCCCCTACTGTGATGACACCGTCGTCCCTCCAGCCCAGACCCAGGATCGGCGTGGCCATCGGGGAGCAAATCCTGGACCTCAGCGTCATCAGACACCTGTTCACGGGCCCCGCGCTCGCCCCGCACCAGGACGTCTTCAACCAGGTGGGCCCCGCTGCGCCCCTGCCCAGAGGCCTGGGGTCCCCGGGCCCTGCCAGCCGCCTCCTGGAGGGGTGCCTGAGGTGCCcggtggggaggctgggggg from Erinaceus europaeus chromosome 20, mEriEur2.1, whole genome shotgun sequence carries:
- the ZFAND6 gene encoding AN1-type zinc finger protein 6 isoform X1, yielding MAQETNHSQAPMLCSMGCGFYGNPRTHGLCSVCYKEHLQQQNSSGRGGPPAPVGNLSDALPVPCSDSGMAAAQPDPTSPSAQPRLAAAGPPCHLVSVSAAPCQPRRCCQSPRCLRLERAPLWTRPPLSPSTWQRLCPSWHSNQRKSKAGLWENPNRRRTAASCAGRKWGSQGFSAGVGTSTAACTATQTRTTVLTTTKPTPRRRSEKKTQ
- the ZFAND6 gene encoding AN1-type zinc finger protein 6 isoform X2; its protein translation is MAQETNHSQAPMLCSMGCGFYGNPRTHGLCSVCYKEHLQQQNSSGRGGPPAPVGNLSDALPVPCSDSGMAAAQPDPTSPSAQPSPVSAPSLLSESSVSSPGESTSVDKAAPEPQHLAASVSELAQQPAEEQSRSLGKPKQKKNRCFMCRKKVGLTGFQCRCGNVYCGVHRYSDAHDCSYNYKADAAEKIRKENPVVVGEKIQKI